Sequence from the Acidobacteriota bacterium genome:
TCCGTCGGGTTGTGCGGGCGGTAGCCTTCCAGGTGGGAGCCCGTGACGTATCGCAGGCAACCGTTTTCTTCGTCCACCGGCTGCAGCGGAAGCCAGAGGGTCACGACGTTGCAGGGGATCAGGCAGAAGTAGTAGTTGTCCTGGTGAGGGGGCGTCGGGTGCCGGGTGTTGGGTGGCTTATTGAACCATTCCGTATTTCCTCTGACCGGCTCACCCACCAGCGTCTCGGCGAGAGAGACCAGCTTCGGATGACCGAGGAAATCCCGGAAGAAGGGGTCTTCCTCCATGTCCTGGAGCTGTTTCAGGGTCTCGGGCTTTTCGGGGTCCTGGTAAAACGCCTTGCTGGGGGGCAATCCCGGCACGACGTCCCGGATGAAGCGGTCGACGTTGTCGGAAAGTTCCTGGAACTCGTCCTCTGTCAAGAACTGCCGGATGACGAGATGGCCATCCCGCTTGTAGTCCGCCCTGTATTCCTGGTAACTCATGGACCCTCCTTAACAGCCCGCGGCAAAAGTCGTCACGGCATTCGACCGTCCCTGCACAGGCGCGGACTACGTTGCGATTCGGGCACATACTCCCGGTATGCGCGCCGTAAGCGCCTTGTCCGGCGGGCGCAGGAACAGTCTCGGTGCTCGCGGGACTTTCGCCACGGACTGTTGAAACCGCACCCGTCGTATGGCAAAAGGCAAATTTCATTATAGTGTGCTGCGTTGGGAAAGGCGCAAGCTCGAATGTCCAAGCGACTCATCGTCACCGGTCCCCGAAACTCCCGGTTCCAGGAGGTTCCCGATCCTGACTGTCCGGCCGGCGGCCTGCTGGTCCGGGCGCGGATGACCGCCATCAGCACGGGGACCGAACTTCGCGTCTATCGCGGGATTCCCGTGGACCGGGAGAGGAAGTACCTGTATCCGGGTTTTCCGCTGCAGTTTCCGGTGGAGAACGGATATTCCATGGTGGGAGAAGTCGTGGAAGCGGGATCCGGCGTCTCCGGTTTCCGGCCCGGCGACCGGGTCTTCGTTCCGCAGACCCACAAGCAGGCGGCAGTGTCGCCAGCCGACTCGGCCACTCGGCTTCCGGACGCCGTGCCGGACCATCTCGGAGTTTTCCTGAGCATCGTGGAAGTGGCTCACATCGCCCTGCGGCGAGGTGACGTCATGCCCGGAGAGAATGTGGCCATCATCGGATCGGGGCTCATCGGCCTCTCGGCGTTGGCCTACTGCCGCGTCTTCGGTTGCCGGACGGCGGTGGTGGACCTGGACCGGAGCCGTCTGAGGGTGGCCCGAACCATGGGAGCCGATTGGACCGGAAGCCCGGTCGAGGAGGGCTTCACCCATGGAATCATGGAATTTTTCGGAGGAGAAGGAGCCGACCTCGTGGTGGAGGCGGCCTCCACCTGGAAGGCCGTCGAGACGGGTTTGGACATCGCCCGTCCCGGGGGCAGGGTCGTCGTGGTGGCCCGCCACACCGACCAGCCCCATTTCAGTCCGGTGAACTATCCCTATTTGCGCAAGAACCTCTCCTTGAAGACCTCCTACGGACACCCGCCGGCAGGGCAACGCTGGGACCGCCGGCGGTCCATTGCTTTGACTCTGGATTACCTCTCCCGCGGACTTCTGCAATTTTCTCCCATGATCACCCACCAGTTCGAATGGGAGGAATTGCCGGACGTCTATGCCAGGATGGACGCGGGAGAGGCGGAAATGATCGGCGTCTGCATCAACTGGACCTGATCACGCGGCGGTATTCCGTGAGACATGAAGTCGTCGGGCTTTTTGGCTCTCTTGGGGTATTTACATTGGAAACCTCGTCTGTATAATGCCGACTGAGCATAGTTCTTCGAATTCATCCACAGGGGGGAAATGTCATGGCTTGGAGAAAACGGTTCCTGGCGGTATCAGTGCTGGGTCTTGCGGTTCTGGTAGCGACGGGTTGTGTGAATCGTCCGCCCCAGATTGACTGCGGTGCCGGCACAGCTTCGGTAGTCGCGGGCAGTTCCGTGCAATTGACGGTTCAGGCCTCCGATCCCGACCGTTTCGGTTTCGGTGGAGACAGCGACAAGTTGACGCTTACGTGGTCCGCCACGCAGGGAAGGGTGTCGGGAGGCTCGTTGGACCAGGATGCCAACACACCGGTTTCGGTTTCCGCCACCTTCGACGCGACCGGCTTGGAGCCGGGCAAGGTCCAGGTCACGGCTGAGCTCGACGACCGGAAGCTGCAGGAGACCTGCTCCATCGACGTTACAGTCGAGAAGAACAAGCAGAAGCCCACCATCGCCTGCAACCCCAGCTCGGTGAGTGTGACCGAGGGGAAGAGCATTACGCTGAAGGCCAGCGCATCCGATGCCAACAACGATCCTCTGACCTACTCCTGGGCAGTTGACGGGAGTTCGGTGAGCGGCAACATGGCCAGCTTCCAGTTCGGGACCACCGGCCGTTCCGTCGGAGCCCACCGGGCCACGGTGACGGTCAAGGACTCGGACAACATGACGGCCAGTTGCACCTTCAACGTGACCGTCGCGCGCAGGCCCAATACCGATCCCAAGGTGACCCTGAGCCTCGACAAGTCGGAGGTCATGATGGGTGAGGCGGTCAAGGCCATGGCCAAGGCCAGCGATGCCGAAGGAGATCCCATCACCTACGCCTGGGCGGTGAACGGACGCAGCATGTCCGGTTCCGGCAGCAACTACACGGTCAACACCAGCGGAATGGGCGGCGGCTCTCACGCGGTTTCGGTCACGGCCAGCGACGATCGGGGCGGAAAGGGAATGGCCACGGCCTCCTTCAAGGTCCGCGAGAATATCGTCATTCAGGTCAACGGCCGACTGAACAACGTGGCCAAGGCCAAGCTGGACGAAATCGCCCTCAAGCTGCAGCAGAACCCGAGCCTGATGGCCACCATCACGGGCCACACCGACTCCGTGGGCAGCGAGAAGGGCAACATGAGGGCCGGAACCAAGCGCGCCGAGCGAGCGAAGGCCTATCTGACCACTCAGCACAGTGTCGGAGATTCCAGGATCGCCACCAAGAGCGCCGGCGAATCCATGCCCATCGCCGACAACAAGACGCGCGAGGGACGCAAGGAGAATCGCCGGGTGGAAGTGGAACTCTACGTTCCGTAAACCCCAGACTCACGGGCTGGATGGAGTCCCGTCCGGTCCATGATCATAAAGTGACGAAAATGCCTGCACCGCCTCCGGGTGGTGCAGGCATTTTTTATTTGAGATTCAGCCTCTTTACCGGTTTCCCGGGGGTATGAGGAACAAGGAGTCTTCGCCGGTCGGCGGCGAGAGGGCGGTCAGAGGTCCTGGCGCCCGGACAAAGCCCGGGTCAGGGTCAACTGGTCGGTGTATTCCAGGTCGCTCCCGATGGGGATGCCCAGCGCGATCCGGGAAACGCGAATCTCAAGGGGCTTGATGAGCTTGGAAAGATAGAGCGCCGTGGCCTCTCCTTCGGTGGTGGGATTGGTGGCCACGATCACTTCCTTGACCTCGCCGTCGCGAAAGCGCTCGAAGAGGTTCCGCAACTTGAGATCCTCGGGGCCGATTCCGTTGATGGGAGAGATGGCTCCGTGGAGGACGTGGTAGAGGCCCCGGTACTGGCCCGTCTTCTCGATGGAGAGCACGTTGAAGGGCTCCTCCACGACACAGATGGTCTCCCGGTCTCGATTGACCTGCTTGCAGATGGAGCAGGGATCGGTTCCGCCGATGTGATTGCACACCGCGCAGAACACCAGGCTGCGTTTGAGTTCTCCGATGGCCTGGGCGAGCCGGTTGCATTCGCTGTCGGGCTGACGGATCAGGTGGAAGACCAGCCGTTGCGCCGATTTGGGGCCGATGCCGGGGAGGCGCTTCAACTCGTCGACGAGTCTGTTGATCGGGTCCGGGCGGTGTGTGTCCATGACTCCTCCCAGTGAGATGCGGGTCAAAAAATTCCGCCGGTCAGATTGCTGACCCGGGAACTCATCATCTCATCGACCTTGCGTCCCGCTTCGTTGACGGCAGCCAGGACCAGGTCCTGGAGCATCTCCACGTCTTCCGGATCCACGGCGTCGGGATCGATTACGATGGAATGCATCTTCTTGGATCCGTCCATAACGACATGGACGGCCCCGCCGCCGCTGGTGGCCTCCACGCGGCTCTCGTGCATCTGGCGTTGCAACTGCTCTTGCATGATCTGAGCCTGCCTCATGAGGCCCTTGATGTTCTTTTTTCGCATCTTCATGCGCGTTTACTCCTGTGAGCGTGTGGATCGAAACGCCATGGAATCGGCTGGACGCGTACCGTGAAGAGGGCTACGGGTTGCGTTCCACAATCACCTTGCTCGGAAACCGCTTCAGAAATGCCTTGACCTTCGGGTGCTCCGCAAGGTCCTCTTCCTCATCCTTCCCCGACGGCTCCGCTTCCTGGAACCGGATCTGAAGCTTACAGGGGGATCCTGTCAACTGTCCCGACAGTTCGGCGAGGTGCTGCGCCTTTTCCTGAACCAAGCCGGCGTGGACCTGCTCGGAGGCGGGGAAGACGACGATCAGATCTCCGTCCTGAACCTGGCTGTCGGAGGAGTGCAGCAACGAATTATAGAGTCCCGCTTGATCCTGGACGGCGGCCAGGAGCCGTTCCCGAAAACCCTGTGCCTGTTGGACAGGCTCGGACCGGGCCGGTTCGGGGGGGGCGGGAGAGGCGGCCGGGGCGGGCGCGGCAGTCGTCTTGGCCGCTGGGGCCGGTCCGCTTGGAGCGGGTCGGCTCCCGAACAGATCCCGGCTCTCCGGAGGATTTTCGGGTGTCCGTGCGGTTCCTTGGAAACGACCGGATTCGAGTTGTTCCAGGACGCTCTCCAAGCGGGGAAGTCCGGCCAGCTCGATAAGCTTCATGAAGGCCATTTCCAGGTGAAGGCCCGGATTGGGGTGCCACCGCATCTCTCCCCCGCACCGGGTGAGCACGTCGAAGAACCGGATCAGATCGGGCGTCGAAAACGCCTCCGCCTGCCGCGTCACCACCTCTTTCTGGCTGTCGGGAAGTTGGAGCAATCGTTCTTCCCAACCGCTGACCTGAAAGACCATGAGGTTGCGGACATGGGCCAGCATCCGGCCCGCCAGGTTCAACGGATCGACCCCGGACTCGACGGCATCCTGCATCCGCTGCAGCAGGGCCTGGGCGTCCCGCTCCTGAATGCAGTCCACGAGTCCGGCCACAAGTTTCTCGTCCACCACGCCCAGCAGTACGCGGACGTCCTCGTCGGAGACCTGCTTACCCGAAAGCGAAGTGATCTGCTCCAGAATCGACTGGCCGTCCCGCATGCTCCCCTTGGCGGCCGAGGAGATGGCCCTCAGGCCGTAATCGCTGATCTCGATCTCCTCGCTGGCGCAGATCCGTTTCAGGTGCTCCAGAATCAGCACGAAGGGGATCGGTTTGAGGTCGTATTCCTGGCAGCGGGAGGTGATGGTGACGGGGATCTTGGCGTGTTCCGTCGTGGCCAGGATGAACTTCACGTGAGGCGGAGGCTCTTCAAGGGTCTTGAGCAACGCGTTGAAGGCCGCGTTGGAGAGCATGTGGACCTCATCGATGATGTAGATCTTGAAGCGGTCGCGCGCCGGCGTGTAGCGGGCGCTCTCGCGAAGCTCCCGGATGTTGTCTACGCCGGTGTTGGAAGCGGCGTCGATCTCCAGGACGTCCAGGCTGTTGGCGGCGGCGATCTCGGTGCAGGAGACGCATCGGGAGCAAGGCTCCTCGGTCGGCCCCTTCTCGCAGTTCAGGGCCTTGGCCAGAATCCGGGCCGTGGTGGTCTTGCCCACTCCCCGGACGCCCGAAAAGAGGAAGGCATGGGCGATGCGTCCGCTGCGGAGGGCGTTCCGCAGAGCCCGGGTGACGGTCTCCTGGCCCGCGACCTCATCGAAGGTCTGAGGGCGCCATTTCCGTGCCAGAACCACGTAGCTCATGGATGAACCCGCCGTCTCGGAGAGGAGGCCGGAGTCCCGTTGCGAGGGCCGGAATCCGGGTCGATCCGGTCGTCGAGGGACTTTCGAAGCTCCATACTATACCACTCCCAAACCGTGACGGGAGCGGGCCGGAGGGCTGCCCGGAGCGGGCTCCGTTCCTTGACTTGGAACCGGCAGATTGGCTCTAATGATCGTCGGAGGAGTACCGAAGTGGACGTACCGGGCCCGACTCGAAATCGGGTTGTCCGGTGATGAGCCGGGCACGTGGGTTCGAATCCCACCTCCTCCGCCACGCCTATTACTGATATTTGGCAGATCGAAGAATGGTTTGGGTGCATAAGCTGTGTCTTTCGTAACCCTCAAGAGGTTCGCGCTACGACTGCTGACCGTAGTGGCCATCGCTATTTTTCCTGCTCTATCTCCGATCCTGGAGAACGCCTCGGCCGCTCCCGGGAGTGACTTGACTCGAGCCGGACGTGCCTATGAACTCCGACTCGCCCGGGCACACGAACGTATGGAGAACACCATGTACGCATCCACCCCGGATCGTACGGGCGTCGACTCCATGTGTCCTGTATTGAGCGACGGCCGGATCGGGACACCGATTTTGCTGGACTTGCGCGGAGCGTTGCTGAAGTCCGACACCAGGAGGTATGCCGTAACGGCAGATGAAACGGAGTCGGAGGCGGAATCGGCACTGGACTTTTTTCAGAATCACATTTCCGCACCGATCGTGCAGGCGAAGTGCGTCAACTGCCATGTCGAAGGGGGCGTGTCGGGCCACACCCGGCTGATTCTCCATCCGTCTTCCAACGCCGACCATGCGACCCTCAACCTGGCCGTTTTCGAGAATTTTCTGGCTGACGTCGAGGACGGCGGCAATCTGATCCTGAACAAGATCCAAGGGGTGGGCCACGGCGGCGGGATTCAGGTGCCGGCCGGATCGGACGACTTCGCCAACATGGAAACCTTCCTTAGCCTGCTGGGCTACGGTGGCGATTCCGGTTCCGGCCTGTCCCCGGACACATTGTTCGACACGGTCACGATGGCGTCGCCGGGGAAAACGTTGTGGCGCGCTGCGTTGATCTTCGGCGGAACGATCCCGACCCGGGAGGAACGTGAAGCTGTTGAGAACGGCACCGAGGAGGACCTGCGGACGGCGATCCGGAATCGGATGACGGGTCCGGGATTTCACGAATTCCTGATTCGGGCGAGCAATGATCGGTTGCTCACGGATCGGCACTTGGGCGAGAACGTGATTTGGTATTTGGATCATCGATTCGTCGATTTGGTGAATCTGCATTGGACGAAGGCCATGGAAGCGCGCGAAAGAGGATTCTATGACAGGTGGTACGATGCAGAATATAAGCGGTGGTGGGAGTCACTCCAATACGGCATCGCGCGCGCCCCGCTGGAGTTGATCGCACATGTGGTGGAGAAGGATCTTCCCTACACGGAAGTTCTGACCGCCGACTACATCATGGCGAATCCGATGGCGTCGGAGGCGTACGGCGCGTCCACGGAATTCAAGGATGTGAATGACTGGCTCGAATTTGCACCATCGGAAATCGTCAGCTATTACCGGGACGATGGTTCGATGGTTTTTGAAAGCGACCCGGAGATCGGTTCCCGTGTCGTCGATCCCGGAAACCTGATTACCGACTATCCTCACGCAGGGATTCTCAATACGACCGTGTTCTTGCTGCGTTACCCCACGACCCCTACGAACCGCAACCGCGCCCGTTCGCGTTGGACGTACTACCACTTTCTGGATGTGGATATCGAGAAGTCGGCGTCGCGAACGACGGATCCCGTCGCTCTCGCCGATACCAATAACCCCACGATGAACAATTCCGCATGCACGGTGTGCCACACCGTCATGGATCCGGTTGCCGGCACGTATCAGAACTACGGGGAAGACGGCCAATACCGAGACGAAAGGGGAGGTCTGGACTCGCTGGACGAATTCTACAAGGAACCTCCGGATGGCGGGTACACGCCCTATCGAAAGGGTGACAGTTGGTATCGCGATATGCGTGGACCCGGCTTCAACGGACTGATCGCACCGGACGCGGAAAACAGTGTGCAATGGTTGGCCGAGCAAATCGTGGCTGACGACCGTTTCGCCGAAGCGACTGTGAAGTTCTGGTGGCCGGCGATCATGGGTGTCGAGGTCACGGTGCCGCCGGAGGACGAAAACGACAGCGGGTTCGAAGGGATGCTGCTGGCCGCCAACGCCCAATCCGGCGAGGTGGAGCGACTCGCCGAAGCGTTCCGGACGGGTATCGAGGGTGGGGACCCTTACAATCTGAAAGATCTTCTCGTGGAGATCGTGCTTTCGCCCTGGTTTCGTGCGGAATCGGTTTCCGACGACGATCCGGTGCGGACGGTGGCGTTGCAAAACGCCGGCGTCGAGAGGCTGTTGACGCCCGAAGAGTTGGCATGGAAGACTCAAGCCATCACCGGATACAGTTGGGGGCGGCAGCCCACAAGACGGTGGAACCTCGTTTATGGAAAATCTGTCAATTCGTGGACCGATTCTGAGGGCTACCGTCTGCTTTACGGCGGGATCAACTCGGATGCGGTCACGGAACGGTCGTACGACTTGACGCCGACGATGGCGGCGGTCGCCCAGAGCCATGCCCTTGAATCCAGTTGTCCCATTGTTCAACGCGAGTTCTTGCTCTGGCCGGATGAGAACCGGCGTCTATTTGGTGGGATTGACCAGAAAATGTTGCCGAATTCAAACCGCGGCGCCAGAAAAATTCGTGAAAAGCTGGTCGAACTGCACGAGAAGCTCCTTGGTGTGACGGTATCGGTCGATTCCCCCGATGTGCAGGCCGCGTTTCAGTTGTTTGTGGAGACGTGGGAACATAGACGTAACACGAGGGAACGGCGGAGTGCAATGACTGCCTGTGATATTCGCGATGATTTTTTCTTCGAAGGAATCGCTGACGATGTTCTGCAAACAAACGAGGACGGAGAGTTGGAATACGATGGGGAACGCGCGCACGAAATATTGGACGATGCTGACTTGTGGGACCGAGGCCGGCGAGATCCTATAATCCAGACGTGGGTCGTCGTGCTTGCGTATTTGATGACGGATTACCGGTACCTCTTTTTCTAGGGGGGTGAAGTGAAGCGGCGGACCTTTTTCAGAAGTCTGTTGGCCCCGGCGGTCGGTGCAGCGTCGGGATTTCACCTGCCACTGGCGAACGCGGCCGACTACGACGGCAAGCTGTTCATCTTCGTGCAGGCGAAGGGGGGTTGGGACCCGACGAGTTTCTGCGATCCGAAGACCAATACGCCCGGCGAGAAGGTCATCAACCACTGGGCCGAGAACGGAGAGACTCAGCAGGCGGGCAATCTCTTCTACGCGGACTTCGCCAACAACACGGCGTTTTTCGAAAAGTACTACGACCGGATGTTGGTCATCAACGGGGTCGACGCACAGACGAATTCTCACACGACGGGGGTCATCCATAACTGGAGTGGCCGGGTGTCTGAAGGGTATCCCAGCATGACCGCGTTGCTCGCGGCCCAATATGGACCGGAGTTGTCGCTTGCCTACCTCACTTTTGGGGGGTTTTCCGATCCGGCCGGGTTGATAACGTACACCCGCATGGATCGTCCGGAACTGATTAGCAATGTTGCGGTCCCGAATCGCCCTCGGTGGTCGGATTCGGGCCGGTTTCTTCACTCGGCAGACTGGGAACGGTTCCAGACATTTCGGGCGGCGAATATCGCTCGGTTGGCCGGGGATCCCCATCTGTTGCCCAGAGCAGCCCGCAACCGCGGGCTTTATGCAAGGGCGCTCTCATCGGAAGCGACCGAGGGGTTGAGAGCGTATGCTTCCCTCATTCCACCGCGCGATGAATTGGATCAACTGGAAGGGTTCCAAGGCGAATTCAACAGCATCGAGAACCAATTGCGGCGTCAAGCGCTGTTTACGATCCTTGCGTTCAAGGCGAAGGTAGCCGTCAGTGCCGATTTGTTAAAGGGTGGTTTCGACACGCACTTCAATCACGATCTGCAGTACACCAGCCTGTTGGGAAACTTGACCGATTCCGTGGACTTTCTGTGGGATTTCGCAGAGACGCATGAAGTCGCCGACCGGCTGGTCGTGGTGATGGGATCGGATTTCGGCCGCACCAACCACTACAATGTGGATAACGGAAAGGATCACTGGCCTATCGGCAGCTTCATCGTGATGGAAAAGAATCAGACCTGGACCAACCAAGTGGTCGGCGAAACCGACGCACTGCACTTTGCTCACAAGATCCATCCGGAAACACTGCAGCGCGACGACGCCAACGGAACCATCATCCACCCGAAACACGTTCACAAAGCGTTGCGCCGATATTTTCGAATCGAGGACTCGCTGGGAGCTCAGAAATTCCCCTTCCGCAACACCGAGGACTTCGCGTTCTTCGAATAAGTCACCAGGGAAAGGTGCTTGGTGGGACGGAACCATCTCCTCCGCCAGATCTTTACCGCACTTGTCGTCTCAAGCGCGCTCTGAAGGCGATAATTCTGCACGATCATCGCGCCCTCTGGGTGAGGAATAGGGATTAGAGTCCCGGTGTATCAGTGTCGGTAAGAATCATGCTGTCGAACTACGATGAGTTCGCCGCGGTCTACAACAGGCACTGGGGCGGGGACTCCCTGAACTGGTTCCCGGAAGTGGACCGGCTGGTTCTGGACCATCTCCATCCCCACAGCAACGTTCTTGATGTTTGCTGCGGGACCGGACAGGTCGCAGAGAAACTGACTCGACAGGGTTTCAGGACGGTTGGTGTCGATGCGTCGTTGGGGATGCTCCGCCATGCGGCCGTCAATGCGCCCGGGTGTCGGTTCGTCTGCGCGGACGTCCGGCGCTTCGGTCTGTCTCGCAAGTTTGATGCCGCTATTTCCCTTTTCGACAGCCTCAATCATCTGCTGACTCTGGAAGATTTCGAGTCGGCTCTTCTCAACGTGGCAAGGTGCCTCGCTTCAGGAGGCGTGTTTGCCTTCGATCTCAACACGGAGATCAAGTATCTGACGTCTTGGTCGGGCACGTGGACAGTCGATGATCCGGGGACGACCATGGAGGTCACGACCACTTATCGCGAGGACACTCGCTTGGCGGAGTTCCACGCGACGATTCCATCCCGGGACAGGGGCCGTCCCGTCGAGGTTCGGCTTTTCCAGACATGGTATTCCGTCTCCACGGTCGTCCAGGCGCTCGAACGCAGCCGCTTTACGGACATCTCCTGTATTGCCCTTGGCCGCAATCGCCGGGTCGAAGAAACGAACCGTGTGCTCTTCGTCGCCCGGAAGTGAATTTCCGGTGAGATTTTGCAGATACAGTAGGATGTGCGCCTTGACGGCGGCCAGCGGCCGCCATGACAATGGACCAACGTTCTGGGCCTCGGATGTCACTCTACGGCGTGGAAGTCGCTCAGTTCGGGTAGCTTCCGTCGCCGCTACCACCATGTTCGCTCCGGGAGGACGAAAACCCATGAATCGAATCCCAATCTGGCTGACGCTGTTCTTGCTGATCTTTCCTGCCTGCCAGCAGGCGTCGCAGGAAGCAGAGCAAGAAAAGATGGATCACCGCGTGACGGTGAAGATCGACCGGCTGGTGACCATCGTCCCCGCAGGCGCGTCCAAACGGGCCATGATGGCCATGGCGCGGCATCCCGACGGGACCATCTACCTGGCGCTTCAGACCGATCCGCCTGCCCTCTATTCGAGTGCGGACGATGGCGAGAACTGGAACTCCTCGCCGGTGGACCTCGGCCGGCCCCACCAGGTGGTGCAGGGAATGGGCGTGAACCGGAAGGGGAGGATCTTCCTGGTCCACCAGACCAGCGGGGAGCACCCGCCGAACCAAAAGGAGCTGCGTCTCTACGGCCAGGACCTGTTCGTCTCGTACTCGGACGACGGCGGGAAAACCTGGACCGGGTCGGAGACCGACTTCACCAGGTTCGGGCCGGGGACGCCCAACATCAAATTCCATGAGGATGGAAATCGGGCCGTCATCGAACAGCCGGACGGCACCCTTCTGTTCAACACCACTGTCGTTTCCAGTGAAGAGTACAAGAAGAAACATCCACCCACCGATCCGGTGGGTCCACCCAACTTCTTGTATGGAGGCACGCCGGACGACTTTTTCGGGGACGTGGTCTTGCGTTCCACCGACGGCGGCGTCACCTGGGGGGAACCGGCCCGGGTCAACACCGACCTGAACGCCCACGAGTCGACGCTGGCCATCGGTCCCGGAGACCCGGACCACGTCTTTGTCATGACCCGGATCCAGCGCCTGGGCCGGCCCGGGGAGGACGGCGCCAAGATGATGATGGAGACCGGGAACCCCATGCACTACTACAAGCAGGGGGCGCTCTTCGAATCGAAGGACGCCGGCCGGACCTTCCAGTTGGCGCCCGGTGGAATGACCGAATGGTACGGTCACCGGGGGACGGTCGATTGGACCCCCAGCAACGTCGTCGTGGTGACCCATGCCTGGGGGCACGCCGGAAATACCCGCAGAGCGGCGCGAATCAGCCTGGACGGCGGACAGACCTGGGTCGACGGTACCCGCTCCGGGACCCCGCTCATGAACCGGTCCAAGAAGTTCCTGCTGGCTCCCGTGGCCGGCTTCACGACCCCGACCGTCGAGATCTCCCCGGGGCGCTTCATCACGGCTATTTACCACTACTCACACATCGAGTCGGTCCCGGACGATCTCAAAGGGGTCGTCGCGGGCGTCTTCTGGACTCTGGAGAAGATGGGCGGGGAATGAGGCAGCGGACGCGCCCATTCCATCCCGTCTGCGGGAACGAAGAATGATCGTAGATGCGCACCTCCACGTCTGGCGTTCGGCTCCCGACCACCCCAATCCCGGCGCCACCATCGTCAGTCCGACGTCGGACGTCCCGGTGGAGCTGCTCCGGCAGTACATGGATGAGCACGGTGTGGACCGGGCCGTCGTGGTGCAGCCTCTTTACCCGGGCGAGGACAATTCCTACGTGGCCGACTGCGCCGCCGCGGAACCGGACCGCTTGGCGGCGGTGTGCTACGTGGACCCGCGGCGGGAGGGCGCGGACCGGCGCCTTCGCTACTGGGTCGAGGAACGGGGTTGCCGGGGCCTGAGAATTCGCCCCAACGTTCCCGGCGAGGATGTGACCTTCGGCCGGCCCGCTTCGTATCCGGTCTGGGAAGCCGCCCAGGACCTGGGAATCGCGGTCAACCTGCTCATGAGGATGGACCATGTTCCGGCCCTGGCCGGGTTGGCGGAGCGGTTTCCCCAGGTTCCCCTCCTCATCGATCACATGGCCTATCCCGACGTGACGGCCGGAACGGGCGATCCGGCATTCCAGGCCCTGCTGGCGCTCAGCCGGTATCCTCAGGTATCGGTGAAGGTCAGCGGCTACTACTACCACTCCCGCCAGGCGTGGCCGAACCGGGACTGCCATCCGTTCTTCAGGGCCTTTTGCGAGGCCTTCGGCGCGGATCGGCTGATCTGGGGAAGCGACTTCCCCCACGTTCTGCTCAAGTGCAGCTACGCCAGTGCTTTGGGGCTCCAGGAGCGCTTCTACACGGAACTGGAACCTGCAGAAATGGCCGCCGTCATGGGAGGGAACGCCGCCTCCGCGTACTGGCCGGATTCCGGTTCGGGGTAAGGTCCAGCCTGGGTTTCGACCGGGTCGCGGGCTTGTTCCGGAACCACCCAGGAAGTAAAATTCACGGCTTGAATTTTCCGGGCAGGAGAGGTGTCCGAGTGGTTTAAGGAGCACGCTTGGAAAGCGTGTGTACGGGTAACT
This genomic interval carries:
- a CDS encoding DUF1588 domain-containing protein encodes the protein MGHGGGIQVPAGSDDFANMETFLSLLGYGGDSGSGLSPDTLFDTVTMASPGKTLWRAALIFGGTIPTREEREAVENGTEEDLRTAIRNRMTGPGFHEFLIRASNDRLLTDRHLGENVIWYLDHRFVDLVNLHWTKAMEARERGFYDRWYDAEYKRWWESLQYGIARAPLELIAHVVEKDLPYTEVLTADYIMANPMASEAYGASTEFKDVNDWLEFAPSEIVSYYRDDGSMVFESDPEIGSRVVDPGNLITDYPHAGILNTTVFLLRYPTTPTNRNRARSRWTYYHFLDVDIEKSASRTTDPVALADTNNPTMNNSACTVCHTVMDPVAGTYQNYGEDGQYRDERGGLDSLDEFYKEPPDGGYTPYRKGDSWYRDMRGPGFNGLIAPDAENSVQWLAEQIVADDRFAEATVKFWWPAIMGVEVTVPPEDENDSGFEGMLLAANAQSGEVERLAEAFRTGIEGGDPYNLKDLLVEIVLSPWFRAESVSDDDPVRTVALQNAGVERLLTPEELAWKTQAITGYSWGRQPTRRWNLVYGKSVNSWTDSEGYRLLYGGINSDAVTERSYDLTPTMAAVAQSHALESSCPIVQREFLLWPDENRRLFGGIDQKMLPNSNRGARKIREKLVELHEKLLGVTVSVDSPDVQAAFQLFVETWEHRRNTRERRSAMTACDIRDDFFFEGIADDVLQTNEDGELEYDGERAHEILDDADLWDRGRRDPIIQTWVVVLAYLMTDYRYLFF
- a CDS encoding DUF1501 domain-containing protein, translated to MKRRTFFRSLLAPAVGAASGFHLPLANAADYDGKLFIFVQAKGGWDPTSFCDPKTNTPGEKVINHWAENGETQQAGNLFYADFANNTAFFEKYYDRMLVINGVDAQTNSHTTGVIHNWSGRVSEGYPSMTALLAAQYGPELSLAYLTFGGFSDPAGLITYTRMDRPELISNVAVPNRPRWSDSGRFLHSADWERFQTFRAANIARLAGDPHLLPRAARNRGLYARALSSEATEGLRAYASLIPPRDELDQLEGFQGEFNSIENQLRRQALFTILAFKAKVAVSADLLKGGFDTHFNHDLQYTSLLGNLTDSVDFLWDFAETHEVADRLVVVMGSDFGRTNHYNVDNGKDHWPIGSFIVMEKNQTWTNQVVGETDALHFAHKIHPETLQRDDANGTIIHPKHVHKALRRYFRIEDSLGAQKFPFRNTEDFAFFE
- a CDS encoding amidohydrolase family protein; protein product: MIVDAHLHVWRSAPDHPNPGATIVSPTSDVPVELLRQYMDEHGVDRAVVVQPLYPGEDNSYVADCAAAEPDRLAAVCYVDPRREGADRRLRYWVEERGCRGLRIRPNVPGEDVTFGRPASYPVWEAAQDLGIAVNLLMRMDHVPALAGLAERFPQVPLLIDHMAYPDVTAGTGDPAFQALLALSRYPQVSVKVSGYYYHSRQAWPNRDCHPFFRAFCEAFGADRLIWGSDFPHVLLKCSYASALGLQERFYTELEPAEMAAVMGGNAASAYWPDSGSG
- a CDS encoding class I SAM-dependent methyltransferase, with the protein product MLSNYDEFAAVYNRHWGGDSLNWFPEVDRLVLDHLHPHSNVLDVCCGTGQVAEKLTRQGFRTVGVDASLGMLRHAAVNAPGCRFVCADVRRFGLSRKFDAAISLFDSLNHLLTLEDFESALLNVARCLASGGVFAFDLNTEIKYLTSWSGTWTVDDPGTTMEVTTTYREDTRLAEFHATIPSRDRGRPVEVRLFQTWYSVSTVVQALERSRFTDISCIALGRNRRVEETNRVLFVARK
- a CDS encoding sialidase family protein, giving the protein MNRIPIWLTLFLLIFPACQQASQEAEQEKMDHRVTVKIDRLVTIVPAGASKRAMMAMARHPDGTIYLALQTDPPALYSSADDGENWNSSPVDLGRPHQVVQGMGVNRKGRIFLVHQTSGEHPPNQKELRLYGQDLFVSYSDDGGKTWTGSETDFTRFGPGTPNIKFHEDGNRAVIEQPDGTLLFNTTVVSSEEYKKKHPPTDPVGPPNFLYGGTPDDFFGDVVLRSTDGGVTWGEPARVNTDLNAHESTLAIGPGDPDHVFVMTRIQRLGRPGEDGAKMMMETGNPMHYYKQGALFESKDAGRTFQLAPGGMTEWYGHRGTVDWTPSNVVVVTHAWGHAGNTRRAARISLDGGQTWVDGTRSGTPLMNRSKKFLLAPVAGFTTPTVEISPGRFITAIYHYSHIESVPDDLKGVVAGVFWTLEKMGGE